One genomic window of Corythoichthys intestinalis isolate RoL2023-P3 chromosome 18, ASM3026506v1, whole genome shotgun sequence includes the following:
- the usp28 gene encoding ubiquitin carboxyl-terminal hydrolase 28 isoform X2, with the protein MRAEESENGENSANSTEMLINQLREITGIQDPQILCRALKASRGDIGHAVGLLTSQPAEVKDAGGPQESGSSVGTWEGQKGVQDELQTAIELSLQESHKAQEEEREFHRALEASAEENSTRSKRKRCEAQNDMSSPADWIRKDDWPVGIRNVGNTCWFSAVIQSLFHLPVFKRLVLNYRLSEQILDRCKSHADKRNIAFMQELRCLFALMVGSTRRFVDPSAAVELLREAFRTSEAQQDVSEFSHKLLDWLEDAFQLAANGDNSTDKQNNPMVQLFYGTFVTERKHEGKILYNIEQFGQYPLQVNGFNNLDECLEGAMVEREIESLHSEHSAPSGRERWFKRLPPVLTFELSRFEFNTQLGRPEKIHKKLEFPQIIYMDRYLHKNLTCTHERRGEVKKMKEQLASLQQKLECYKNYGSGPSKYPLADMLQFVLEFATTKPSAAFTTEDAQPVSSSPTPPCHQLSETASQEDGDPAGTEEEDGLVSSCQRTPIYKPFTQCRHPAERPPHPAPHSITEEELHFVKGCLQRWRTEVENDINELKANIDRLSQTLEGVYSDDSLCQVPYRLHAVLVHEGQASAGHYWAYIYDHANQRWMKYNDITITESSWEELERDSFGGMTNASAYCLMYIDDRLPHLITEHTDDETGQVLHGMDSLPPVLRRYVQQDNCWFQQELSEWEEQLCQAAAAAATPQGEATLSTVETCDAGADHDGHLATSHETEEPVQGANSSEPQAEAQIDPEPDSEEPPEESEKPLLPQSSECQADDGEPATSAPPQPDECSDTPAAEKDPQSQAAAPEVESDSNQLPSDLSVEEKGDTNAKEEEVEVVEEVQGDAEASPEEPPQQEADRDIEERQVPTRRRQAENEVSEVEIPNVGKIMVRADADGYNEEMMLTPAMQGIILAIAKARQAFDSEGPEAGLIKAFHEEYSRLYELSQEETTPREDARLQHALVYFFQNKAPKRVIERTLLEQFTDRNLSFDERAISIMREARAKLRLIKPEDMDMDEYLQWHDDYRTFRTVFVYLLTGLEHYQHGKIREALTYLAHAYDANAALLRSGEKRGVDTSLIALYRRRCLTTLNESATRLFASGDESKVEEGVAIMDEVVIPCLHLMSRETPLSQEDRDTMENIRSQWCCCLGQDMDDSLQMKLGEFLPRVLDCSAETVVLKDPPKVHVNQAHDLCSRLAAVMESIRNTAVVAVK; encoded by the exons ATGAGAGCCGAAGAGAGCGAGAATGGAGAAAACTCGGCTAACTCG ACTGAGATGCTGATCAACCAGCTGAGGGAGATCACTGGCATCCAGGATCCACAGATTCTCTGCAGAGCATTGAAA GCCAGTCGCGGTGACATCGGACATGCCGTTGGACTTCTGACGAGCCAGCCAGCAGAGGTTAAGGATGCTGGGGGACCACAAGAGTCCGGGTCGTCGGTGGGGACCTGGGAGGGACAGAAAG GTGTTCAAGATGAACTCCAAACGGCCATCGAGCTGAGCTTGCAGGAATCCCACAAGGCTCAGGAAGAGGAGCGAGAATTCCATCG GGCTCTGGAGGCCAGCGCTGAGGAGAACTCCACAAGAAGTAAAAGAAAGCGATGTGAGGCCCAGAACGACATGAGCAGCCCCGCAGACTGGATCCGCAAGGACGACTGGCCCGTCGGTATTCGCAACGTGGGCAACACCTGCTGGTTCAGCGCTGTTATCCAG TCACTGTTCCACCTGCCAGTGTTTAAAAGGCTAGTACTCAACTATCGACTATCGGAGCAAATCTTGGACAGATGTAAGAGCCATGCG GACAAGAGGAACATCGCTTTCATGCAGGAGCTGCGCTGCCTCTTCGCCCTCATGGTAGGCTCCACACGCAGGTTTGTGGACCCTTCTGCTGCCGTGGAGCTGCTGCGAGAGGCTTTTAGGACCAGCGAAGCGCAGCAG GATGTGAGTGAGTTCTCTCATAAGCTGCTTGACTGGTTAGAAGATGCCTTTCAATTGGCTGCCAATGGAGA CAACTCAACAGACAAGCAAAACAATCCCATGGTCCAACTTTTTTATGGCACCTTCGTGACCGAGAGGAAGCATGAAG GTAAAATCTTGtataacattgagcagtttggaCAGTACCCTTTGCAAGTGAATGGCTTCAATAACCTGGACGAGTGCCTGGAAGGGGCCATGGTGGAGAGGGAAATCGAGTCGCTGCATTCTGAACACAGCGCTCCATCCGGTCGAGAG AGATGGTTCAAAAGGTTGCCACCAGTTTTGACATTTGAGCTTTCCCGATTTGAGTTCAACACACAGCTTGGGCGGCCTGAGAAGATACACAAGAAACTGGAGTTTCCGCAAATCATCTATATGGACAG GTACCTTCACAAAAACCTGACGTGTACACATGAGAGAAGAGGagaagtgaaaaaaatgaaggaaCAGCTTGCATCTCTTcaacaaaaactggaatg TTATAAAAACTACGGGTCAGGACCCAGCAAGTACCCTCTAGCTGACATGCTGCAGTTTGTCTTGGAGTTCGCCACCACAAAGCCCTCTGCAGCTTTCACCACTGAAGATGCCCAACCGGTTTCTTCTTCACCAACTCCTCCTTGCCACCAGCTCAGCGAAACCGCCAGTCAAGAGGACGG TGATCCAGCAGGTACGGAGGAGGAGGACGGCCTTGTGTCCAGCTGTCAACGTACCCCCATATACAAGCCTTTCACCCAGTGCCGACACCCCGCCGAGCGTCCGCCTCACCCGGCCCCACACAGCATCACCGAGGAGGAGCTGCACTTTGTCAAGGGCTGCCTTCAGCGATGGAGGACCGAAGTGGAGAATGACATCAATG AGCTAAAGGCCAACATTGACAGACTCAGTCAGACACTGGAGGGCGTGTACTCAGACGACAGTCTCTGCCAG GTGCCCTACAGACTCCATGCGGTGCTGGTCCACGAAGGTCAAGCGTCAGCAGGCCACTACTGGGCATACATTTATGACCATGCCAACCAGCGCTGGATGAAGTACAATGACATCACTATCACAGAGTCTTCGTGGGAGGAGCTGGAGCGGGACTCTTTTGGTGGCATGACCAATGCCAGCGCCTACTGTCTCATGTACATTGATGACAGGCTACCCCACCTTATTACTG AACACACAGATGATGAAACAGGGCAGGTTCTGCACGGCATGGACTCGCTACCACCCGTTCTGAGACGCTACGTGCAACAAGACAACTGCTGGTTCCAGCAGGAGCTCAGCGAGTGGGAGGAGCAGCTCTGCCAGGCGGCGGCCGCTGCAGCAACGCCACAGGGCGAGGCCACGCTCTCCACCGTCGAGACCTGTGACGCCGGCGCGGACCACGACGGTCACCTGGCCACGTCACATGAAACTGAGGAGCCGGTCCAGGGAGCTAATTCTTCAGAACCGCAAGCTGAGGCACAGATTGATCCTGAACCAGACTCCGAAGAGCCACCAGAAG AATCCGAAAAACCACTACTGCCTCAGAGTTCCGAGTGCCAGGCAGATGACGGCGAGCCCGCCACCAGCGCCCCCCCTCAGCCCGACGAGTGTTCCGACACCCCAGCGGCTGAGAAGGACCCTCAAAGTCAG GCTGCTGCTCCTGAAGTTGAGTCCGACAGCAACCAGCTGCCATCAGACCTCTCAGTGGAGGAGAAAGGAGACACAAATGCGAAGGAGGAGGAAGTAGAAGTGGTAGAAGAAGTTCAAGGTGACGCCGAGGCGTCCCCCGAGGAACCTCCTCAGCAGGAAGCCGATCGGGACATAGAGGAGCGGCAAGTGCCCACCAGACGGCGGCAGGCTGAGAATGAGGTGTCCGAAGTAGAGATTCCCAATGTGGGCAAGATTATGGTGAGGGCGGATGCTGATGGATACAATGAAGAG atgATGTTGACACCAGCCATGCAAGGTATCATTCTCGCCATAGCAAAAGCCAGACAAGCATTCGACTCAGAGGGGCCCGAGGCCGGACTCATCAAG GCATTCCACGAAGAATATTCGCGCTTGTACGAGCTTTCTCAGGAGGAGACCACGCCGAGGGAGGACGCGCGACTGCAGCACGCCCTGGTTTACTTCTTCCAGAACAAAGCGCCCAAACGCGTCATCGAGCGGACGCTGCTCGAGCAGTTCACTGATCGCAACCTCAGCTTTGATGAGAG AGCCATCAGTATTATGAGGGAAGCCCGAGCTAAGCTGCGCCTCATCAAACCGGAGGACATGGACATGGATGAGTACCTG CAGTGGCATGATGACTACAGAACATTCAGGACCGTCTTCGTCTACCTGCTGACCGGACTGGAGCACTACCAGCACGGAAA GATACGTGAGGCTCTGACCTACCTGGCCCACGCCTATGACGCCAACGCCGCCCTCCTTAGGAGTGGGGAGAAGCGTGGCGTGGACACATCTCTTATTGCACTTTACAGGAGGAGGTGTCTCACA ACACTGAACGAAAGCGCCACGCGGCTCTTCGCCAGCGGCGATGAGAGCAAGGTGGAGGAAGGCGTGGCCATCATGGATGAGGTGGTCATCCCCTGCCTACATTTGATGAGCCGTGAGACGCCGCTGTCGCAGGAGGACCGCGACACCATGGAGAACATCCGCAGCCAGTGGTGTTGCTGTCTTGGACAGGACATGGATG ACTCGCTGCAGATGAAACTTGGCGAGTTCCTGCCTCGCGTCCTGGACTGCTCGGCCGAGACGGTGGTCCTCAAAGACCCGCCCAAGGTGCACGTGAACCAGGCTCACGACCTGTGCAGTCGCTTGGCCGCCGTCATGGAGTCTATACGCAACACTGCCGTGGTCGCCGTCAAGTAA
- the usp28 gene encoding ubiquitin carboxyl-terminal hydrolase 28 isoform X1, producing the protein MRAEESENGENSANSQTEMLINQLREITGIQDPQILCRALKASRGDIGHAVGLLTSQPAEVKDAGGPQESGSSVGTWEGQKGVQDELQTAIELSLQESHKAQEEEREFHRALEASAEENSTRSKRKRCEAQNDMSSPADWIRKDDWPVGIRNVGNTCWFSAVIQSLFHLPVFKRLVLNYRLSEQILDRCKSHADKRNIAFMQELRCLFALMVGSTRRFVDPSAAVELLREAFRTSEAQQDVSEFSHKLLDWLEDAFQLAANGDNSTDKQNNPMVQLFYGTFVTERKHEGKILYNIEQFGQYPLQVNGFNNLDECLEGAMVEREIESLHSEHSAPSGRERWFKRLPPVLTFELSRFEFNTQLGRPEKIHKKLEFPQIIYMDRYLHKNLTCTHERRGEVKKMKEQLASLQQKLECYKNYGSGPSKYPLADMLQFVLEFATTKPSAAFTTEDAQPVSSSPTPPCHQLSETASQEDGDPAGTEEEDGLVSSCQRTPIYKPFTQCRHPAERPPHPAPHSITEEELHFVKGCLQRWRTEVENDINELKANIDRLSQTLEGVYSDDSLCQVPYRLHAVLVHEGQASAGHYWAYIYDHANQRWMKYNDITITESSWEELERDSFGGMTNASAYCLMYIDDRLPHLITEHTDDETGQVLHGMDSLPPVLRRYVQQDNCWFQQELSEWEEQLCQAAAAAATPQGEATLSTVETCDAGADHDGHLATSHETEEPVQGANSSEPQAEAQIDPEPDSEEPPEESEKPLLPQSSECQADDGEPATSAPPQPDECSDTPAAEKDPQSQAAAPEVESDSNQLPSDLSVEEKGDTNAKEEEVEVVEEVQGDAEASPEEPPQQEADRDIEERQVPTRRRQAENEVSEVEIPNVGKIMVRADADGYNEEMMLTPAMQGIILAIAKARQAFDSEGPEAGLIKAFHEEYSRLYELSQEETTPREDARLQHALVYFFQNKAPKRVIERTLLEQFTDRNLSFDERAISIMREARAKLRLIKPEDMDMDEYLQWHDDYRTFRTVFVYLLTGLEHYQHGKIREALTYLAHAYDANAALLRSGEKRGVDTSLIALYRRRCLTTLNESATRLFASGDESKVEEGVAIMDEVVIPCLHLMSRETPLSQEDRDTMENIRSQWCCCLGQDMDDSLQMKLGEFLPRVLDCSAETVVLKDPPKVHVNQAHDLCSRLAAVMESIRNTAVVAVK; encoded by the exons ATGAGAGCCGAAGAGAGCGAGAATGGAGAAAACTCGGCTAACTCG CAGACTGAGATGCTGATCAACCAGCTGAGGGAGATCACTGGCATCCAGGATCCACAGATTCTCTGCAGAGCATTGAAA GCCAGTCGCGGTGACATCGGACATGCCGTTGGACTTCTGACGAGCCAGCCAGCAGAGGTTAAGGATGCTGGGGGACCACAAGAGTCCGGGTCGTCGGTGGGGACCTGGGAGGGACAGAAAG GTGTTCAAGATGAACTCCAAACGGCCATCGAGCTGAGCTTGCAGGAATCCCACAAGGCTCAGGAAGAGGAGCGAGAATTCCATCG GGCTCTGGAGGCCAGCGCTGAGGAGAACTCCACAAGAAGTAAAAGAAAGCGATGTGAGGCCCAGAACGACATGAGCAGCCCCGCAGACTGGATCCGCAAGGACGACTGGCCCGTCGGTATTCGCAACGTGGGCAACACCTGCTGGTTCAGCGCTGTTATCCAG TCACTGTTCCACCTGCCAGTGTTTAAAAGGCTAGTACTCAACTATCGACTATCGGAGCAAATCTTGGACAGATGTAAGAGCCATGCG GACAAGAGGAACATCGCTTTCATGCAGGAGCTGCGCTGCCTCTTCGCCCTCATGGTAGGCTCCACACGCAGGTTTGTGGACCCTTCTGCTGCCGTGGAGCTGCTGCGAGAGGCTTTTAGGACCAGCGAAGCGCAGCAG GATGTGAGTGAGTTCTCTCATAAGCTGCTTGACTGGTTAGAAGATGCCTTTCAATTGGCTGCCAATGGAGA CAACTCAACAGACAAGCAAAACAATCCCATGGTCCAACTTTTTTATGGCACCTTCGTGACCGAGAGGAAGCATGAAG GTAAAATCTTGtataacattgagcagtttggaCAGTACCCTTTGCAAGTGAATGGCTTCAATAACCTGGACGAGTGCCTGGAAGGGGCCATGGTGGAGAGGGAAATCGAGTCGCTGCATTCTGAACACAGCGCTCCATCCGGTCGAGAG AGATGGTTCAAAAGGTTGCCACCAGTTTTGACATTTGAGCTTTCCCGATTTGAGTTCAACACACAGCTTGGGCGGCCTGAGAAGATACACAAGAAACTGGAGTTTCCGCAAATCATCTATATGGACAG GTACCTTCACAAAAACCTGACGTGTACACATGAGAGAAGAGGagaagtgaaaaaaatgaaggaaCAGCTTGCATCTCTTcaacaaaaactggaatg TTATAAAAACTACGGGTCAGGACCCAGCAAGTACCCTCTAGCTGACATGCTGCAGTTTGTCTTGGAGTTCGCCACCACAAAGCCCTCTGCAGCTTTCACCACTGAAGATGCCCAACCGGTTTCTTCTTCACCAACTCCTCCTTGCCACCAGCTCAGCGAAACCGCCAGTCAAGAGGACGG TGATCCAGCAGGTACGGAGGAGGAGGACGGCCTTGTGTCCAGCTGTCAACGTACCCCCATATACAAGCCTTTCACCCAGTGCCGACACCCCGCCGAGCGTCCGCCTCACCCGGCCCCACACAGCATCACCGAGGAGGAGCTGCACTTTGTCAAGGGCTGCCTTCAGCGATGGAGGACCGAAGTGGAGAATGACATCAATG AGCTAAAGGCCAACATTGACAGACTCAGTCAGACACTGGAGGGCGTGTACTCAGACGACAGTCTCTGCCAG GTGCCCTACAGACTCCATGCGGTGCTGGTCCACGAAGGTCAAGCGTCAGCAGGCCACTACTGGGCATACATTTATGACCATGCCAACCAGCGCTGGATGAAGTACAATGACATCACTATCACAGAGTCTTCGTGGGAGGAGCTGGAGCGGGACTCTTTTGGTGGCATGACCAATGCCAGCGCCTACTGTCTCATGTACATTGATGACAGGCTACCCCACCTTATTACTG AACACACAGATGATGAAACAGGGCAGGTTCTGCACGGCATGGACTCGCTACCACCCGTTCTGAGACGCTACGTGCAACAAGACAACTGCTGGTTCCAGCAGGAGCTCAGCGAGTGGGAGGAGCAGCTCTGCCAGGCGGCGGCCGCTGCAGCAACGCCACAGGGCGAGGCCACGCTCTCCACCGTCGAGACCTGTGACGCCGGCGCGGACCACGACGGTCACCTGGCCACGTCACATGAAACTGAGGAGCCGGTCCAGGGAGCTAATTCTTCAGAACCGCAAGCTGAGGCACAGATTGATCCTGAACCAGACTCCGAAGAGCCACCAGAAG AATCCGAAAAACCACTACTGCCTCAGAGTTCCGAGTGCCAGGCAGATGACGGCGAGCCCGCCACCAGCGCCCCCCCTCAGCCCGACGAGTGTTCCGACACCCCAGCGGCTGAGAAGGACCCTCAAAGTCAG GCTGCTGCTCCTGAAGTTGAGTCCGACAGCAACCAGCTGCCATCAGACCTCTCAGTGGAGGAGAAAGGAGACACAAATGCGAAGGAGGAGGAAGTAGAAGTGGTAGAAGAAGTTCAAGGTGACGCCGAGGCGTCCCCCGAGGAACCTCCTCAGCAGGAAGCCGATCGGGACATAGAGGAGCGGCAAGTGCCCACCAGACGGCGGCAGGCTGAGAATGAGGTGTCCGAAGTAGAGATTCCCAATGTGGGCAAGATTATGGTGAGGGCGGATGCTGATGGATACAATGAAGAG atgATGTTGACACCAGCCATGCAAGGTATCATTCTCGCCATAGCAAAAGCCAGACAAGCATTCGACTCAGAGGGGCCCGAGGCCGGACTCATCAAG GCATTCCACGAAGAATATTCGCGCTTGTACGAGCTTTCTCAGGAGGAGACCACGCCGAGGGAGGACGCGCGACTGCAGCACGCCCTGGTTTACTTCTTCCAGAACAAAGCGCCCAAACGCGTCATCGAGCGGACGCTGCTCGAGCAGTTCACTGATCGCAACCTCAGCTTTGATGAGAG AGCCATCAGTATTATGAGGGAAGCCCGAGCTAAGCTGCGCCTCATCAAACCGGAGGACATGGACATGGATGAGTACCTG CAGTGGCATGATGACTACAGAACATTCAGGACCGTCTTCGTCTACCTGCTGACCGGACTGGAGCACTACCAGCACGGAAA GATACGTGAGGCTCTGACCTACCTGGCCCACGCCTATGACGCCAACGCCGCCCTCCTTAGGAGTGGGGAGAAGCGTGGCGTGGACACATCTCTTATTGCACTTTACAGGAGGAGGTGTCTCACA ACACTGAACGAAAGCGCCACGCGGCTCTTCGCCAGCGGCGATGAGAGCAAGGTGGAGGAAGGCGTGGCCATCATGGATGAGGTGGTCATCCCCTGCCTACATTTGATGAGCCGTGAGACGCCGCTGTCGCAGGAGGACCGCGACACCATGGAGAACATCCGCAGCCAGTGGTGTTGCTGTCTTGGACAGGACATGGATG ACTCGCTGCAGATGAAACTTGGCGAGTTCCTGCCTCGCGTCCTGGACTGCTCGGCCGAGACGGTGGTCCTCAAAGACCCGCCCAAGGTGCACGTGAACCAGGCTCACGACCTGTGCAGTCGCTTGGCCGCCGTCATGGAGTCTATACGCAACACTGCCGTGGTCGCCGTCAAGTAA